One window of the Herbiconiux sp. L3-i23 genome contains the following:
- the dnaN gene encoding DNA polymerase III subunit beta produces the protein MKFQANRDVFSEAVSFAVKLLPQRTTLPILSGVLIEAGSNGLTLSSFDYEVSARTEIAAEVSEPGRALVSGRLLADIASRLPNAPVEVASEDSRIVVRAGSARFTLLSMPVEEYPSLPKIGEPTGVVAADVFASAVAQVAVAASRDDVTPVITGVQLEISGDRLNLIATDRYRVAVRGIQWEASADGLEKLSALVPARTLQEVGKTFGSSGTIAISISGSEDRELIAFSADRKTVTSLLIKGNFPPVGRLFPEVVENYAVMNTGELIEATRRVQLVLEREAALRYSFDLDGLTLEAIGSEQAQASENIEALLTGTDTVVSLKPQFLLDGLGAVHSEFVRIAFTKTENPNKPGPVLITSQSSKEQSGTDDYRYLLQPNLLLR, from the coding sequence CGAGGCTGTGTCCTTCGCGGTGAAACTCCTTCCCCAGCGGACGACCCTTCCGATCCTGAGCGGTGTGCTCATCGAGGCCGGCAGCAACGGTCTCACCCTGTCGTCGTTCGACTACGAGGTGTCCGCCCGCACCGAGATCGCCGCCGAGGTTTCCGAGCCCGGCCGTGCGCTGGTGTCCGGTCGACTCCTCGCCGACATCGCCAGCCGACTCCCGAACGCACCCGTCGAGGTGGCCTCCGAGGACAGCCGCATCGTGGTCCGCGCCGGCTCCGCCCGCTTCACCCTTCTGAGCATGCCGGTCGAGGAGTACCCGAGCCTGCCGAAGATCGGCGAGCCCACCGGTGTCGTCGCCGCCGACGTCTTCGCGAGCGCCGTCGCCCAGGTCGCGGTCGCCGCGTCGCGCGACGACGTCACGCCCGTCATCACCGGTGTCCAGCTCGAGATCTCCGGCGACCGACTCAACCTCATCGCCACCGACCGGTACCGCGTCGCCGTGCGCGGCATCCAGTGGGAGGCGAGCGCCGACGGGCTCGAGAAGCTCAGCGCCCTCGTCCCCGCCCGCACGCTCCAGGAGGTCGGCAAGACCTTCGGCTCGAGCGGCACGATCGCGATCTCGATCTCCGGCAGCGAGGACCGCGAGCTCATCGCGTTCAGCGCAGACCGCAAGACGGTGACGTCGCTCCTGATCAAGGGCAACTTCCCGCCCGTCGGTCGCCTGTTCCCCGAGGTCGTCGAGAACTACGCCGTGATGAACACCGGCGAGCTGATCGAGGCCACCCGCCGAGTCCAGCTCGTGCTCGAGCGCGAAGCCGCGCTCCGATACTCCTTCGACCTCGACGGTCTGACGCTCGAAGCCATCGGCAGCGAGCAGGCTCAGGCCTCCGAGAACATCGAAGCCCTTCTGACCGGGACTGACACCGTCGTCTCCCTCAAGCCGCAGTTCTTGCTCGACGGGCTGGGAGCCGTTCACTCGGAGTTCGTGCGCATCGCGTTCACGAAGACCGAGAACCCGAACAAGCCGGGTCCGGTGCTCATCACCAGCCAGTCCAGCAAGGAGCAGAGCGGAACCGACGACTATCGGTACCTGCTGCAGCCCAACCTCCTGCTGCGCTGA
- the gnd gene encoding phosphogluconate dehydrogenase (NAD(+)-dependent, decarboxylating), with product MQLGLIGLGKMGNNMRTRLQNAGIDVVGYDTNPDVSDVKDLAELASRLEAPRTVWVMVPAGEITDSVITELAGVLEQGDLVIDGGNSKFTEDFKHAELLAKTGVDYVDCGVSGGVWGLKNGYGLMVGGSDEQVQRVMPIFDALRPEGPREESFVHVGPVGAGHYAKMVHNGVEYAMMQSYAEGFELLRSRDDLIKDVTGTFKAWQRGTVVRSWLLELLVLALEQDPDFEEIDDYVADSGEGRWTVEEAVDRKVPMPAIAASLFARYVSQQDQSPAMKAVAALRQQFGGHATKPSADG from the coding sequence ATGCAACTCGGTCTCATCGGTCTCGGCAAGATGGGCAACAACATGCGTACCCGGCTGCAGAACGCCGGTATCGACGTGGTGGGCTACGACACGAATCCCGACGTCTCCGACGTCAAGGACCTCGCCGAACTCGCGTCGCGCCTCGAGGCGCCGCGCACCGTCTGGGTGATGGTCCCCGCCGGAGAGATCACCGACTCGGTGATCACCGAGCTCGCGGGAGTCCTCGAACAGGGCGACCTGGTCATCGACGGCGGCAACTCGAAGTTCACCGAAGACTTCAAGCACGCCGAGCTGCTCGCGAAGACCGGCGTCGACTACGTCGACTGCGGTGTCTCGGGCGGCGTCTGGGGTCTGAAGAACGGCTACGGCCTGATGGTGGGCGGCAGCGACGAGCAGGTCCAGCGCGTCATGCCGATCTTCGACGCGCTGCGCCCCGAGGGTCCTCGCGAGGAGAGCTTCGTGCACGTCGGCCCGGTCGGCGCCGGCCACTACGCGAAGATGGTGCACAACGGCGTCGAGTACGCCATGATGCAGTCCTACGCCGAGGGCTTCGAGCTTCTCCGTTCGCGTGACGACCTCATCAAGGACGTCACCGGCACCTTCAAGGCCTGGCAGCGCGGCACGGTCGTCCGCTCGTGGCTCCTCGAGCTGCTCGTGCTCGCGCTCGAACAGGACCCCGACTTCGAGGAGATCGACGACTACGTCGCCGACTCGGGCGAGGGCCGCTGGACCGTCGAAGAGGCTGTCGACCGCAAGGTGCCGATGCCCGCGATCGCCGCGTCGCTGTTCGCGCGTTACGTCTCCCAGCAGGACCAGTCTCCGGCGATGAAGGCCGTCGCCGCGCTACGTCAGCAGTTCGGCGGACACGCCACCAAGCCGTCCGCCGACGGCTGA
- the recF gene encoding DNA replication/repair protein RecF — MRVRHLNLVDFRNYESADVELLPGVNVFVGSNGQGKTNLVESLGYLSTLGSHRVSSDQALVRQGKDSAIVRALLAHGDREILVELQINAGSANKVQVGRSPAKLRDLPRYLSSVLFAPEDLSLVRGDPSGRRRMLDNLLVLLSPRLAGVLSDYDRVLRQRNTLLKSARATGTKGAGLATLDIWDERLVELGSEIVAQRLSLVDQLRGHVAGAYTAIAGADHRPRLGMQVSVLANDPDSDDRGTERVESSIDAAELAERFRESLSRVRPRELDRAITLVGPHRDDLHLELNGLPARGYASHGESWSFALALRLAAAELVRESSSAGDPVLILDDVFAELDEPRRERLAVAVAGYEQVLVTAAVEGDIPSTLTGRLIRIRAGRIDGVAEQTADGDVA, encoded by the coding sequence GTGAGGGTGCGCCATCTGAACCTGGTCGACTTCCGTAATTACGAGAGCGCCGACGTCGAGCTGCTGCCCGGCGTCAACGTGTTCGTCGGCAGCAACGGCCAGGGGAAGACCAACCTCGTCGAGTCCCTCGGCTACCTCAGCACCCTCGGGTCCCACCGGGTCTCGTCCGACCAGGCGCTCGTGCGTCAGGGGAAGGATTCCGCGATCGTCCGAGCGCTGCTGGCGCACGGCGACCGCGAGATCCTCGTGGAACTGCAGATCAACGCGGGTTCGGCCAACAAGGTGCAGGTGGGCAGGTCCCCGGCGAAGCTCCGGGACCTGCCCCGGTACCTGTCGAGTGTGCTCTTCGCCCCCGAAGACCTGTCGCTGGTGCGCGGCGATCCGTCGGGGCGCCGCCGGATGCTCGACAATCTGCTCGTCCTGCTCTCTCCTCGCCTGGCCGGAGTGCTCTCGGACTACGACCGGGTCCTCCGTCAGCGCAACACCCTGCTCAAGAGCGCCCGCGCCACGGGGACAAAGGGCGCGGGGCTCGCCACCCTCGACATCTGGGACGAACGGCTCGTGGAGCTGGGATCCGAGATCGTCGCGCAGCGCCTGTCCCTCGTCGACCAGCTGCGCGGACACGTCGCCGGTGCGTATACCGCCATCGCCGGCGCCGACCACCGCCCCCGACTCGGGATGCAGGTGAGCGTCCTCGCGAACGATCCCGACTCCGACGACCGCGGTACCGAGCGGGTGGAGTCGAGCATCGACGCCGCCGAGCTGGCCGAGCGCTTCCGCGAGAGCCTTTCGCGGGTGCGTCCACGCGAACTCGACCGCGCGATCACGCTCGTCGGGCCCCACCGCGACGACCTGCACCTCGAACTCAACGGACTTCCGGCCCGCGGATACGCCAGTCACGGGGAGTCCTGGTCGTTCGCGCTCGCTCTGCGACTCGCCGCTGCGGAACTGGTCCGCGAGAGCTCGTCGGCTGGTGACCCGGTACTGATCCTCGACGACGTGTTCGCCGAGCTCGACGAACCCCGACGCGAGCGCTTGGCCGTCGCCGTCGCCGGCTACGAGCAGGTCCTCGTCACCGCAGCCGTCGAGGGCGACATCCCGTCGACGCTCACCGGTCGGCTGATCCGCATCCGCGCAGGTCGCATCGACGGGGTCGCCGAGCAGACCGCCGACGGGGATGTCGCGTGA
- a CDS encoding DUF721 domain-containing protein, protein MYLRLREAFGGAPRTSARRTKSRRAKEGETVPFGPGRDPGTMGDVLDSLTKTMGWTTPLAQTDLVAAWRDIAGPETAEHSSPTGIDDGVLQVKCDSTAWATQLRLMRTELITRIMREYPDAGVENISFSGPGAPTWKRGPRSIPGRGPRDTYG, encoded by the coding sequence GTGTATCTCCGTCTGCGGGAGGCGTTCGGAGGTGCTCCGCGGACGTCGGCGAGGCGGACGAAGAGCAGGCGGGCCAAGGAAGGCGAGACGGTTCCCTTCGGACCCGGCCGCGACCCCGGCACCATGGGGGACGTGCTCGATTCGCTCACGAAGACGATGGGGTGGACGACGCCGCTGGCGCAGACCGACCTCGTCGCCGCATGGCGCGACATCGCGGGGCCGGAGACCGCGGAGCACTCCTCTCCTACCGGCATCGACGACGGAGTGCTGCAGGTTAAGTGCGATTCGACCGCGTGGGCGACGCAGCTCCGACTGATGCGGACCGAGCTGATCACGCGCATCATGAGGGAGTACCCGGACGCCGGTGTGGAGAACATCTCCTTTTCCGGGCCTGGTGCCCCCACCTGGAAACGTGGTCCCAGGTCGATTCCAGGGCGGGGTCCGCGCGATACCTACGGGTGA
- the gyrB gene encoding DNA topoisomerase (ATP-hydrolyzing) subunit B has product MTDDTNTTTPDDSYGASAIQVLEGLEAVRKRPGMYIGSTGPRGLHHLVYEIVDNSVDEALAGYCDNIQIFIRADGAVTVIDNGRGIPVDIHPVEKRSTVEVVLTVLHAGGKFGGGGYAVSGGLHGVGSSVVNALSTRLDVEVRRQGFVWRQSFENGVPLAPLEKGEASDETGTSITFWPNAEIFETVDFDYETLRTRFQQMAFLNKGLRIAMTDERQEIGDDGEPVDGLTHVYLYERGLVDYVEYLNASKKADLVNNEVIDFEAEDTERKISLEVAMQWTTSYTESVHTYANTINTHEGGTHEEGFRAALTTLVNKYARDKGILKEKDDNLSGDDVREGLTAVISVKLGEPQFEGQTKTKLGNTEAKAFVQRVAGDQLGDWFERNPLQAKEIIRKAIQAATARMAARKARETARRKGLLEGGGMPGKLKDCQSKDPTVSEIFIVEGDSAGGSAGTGRNPFTQAILPLRGKILNVEKARLDRALGNAEVQAMITAFGTGIGEDFNAEKARYHKVILMADADVDGQHITTLLLTLLFRYMRPLIELGYVYLAMPPLYRIKWSNAPHDYVYSDAERDAVLSDGQANNKRIPKENGIQRYKGLGEMDYKELWETTMDPDTRTLRQVTLDDAAAADEIFATLMGEDVESRRSFIQRNAKDVRFLDI; this is encoded by the coding sequence ATGACAGACGACACGAACACGACCACGCCGGATGACAGCTACGGCGCCAGCGCGATCCAAGTGCTGGAAGGCCTCGAAGCCGTTCGCAAGCGGCCCGGCATGTACATCGGTTCGACTGGACCTCGCGGTCTGCATCACCTCGTCTACGAGATCGTCGACAACTCGGTCGACGAGGCGCTCGCGGGCTACTGCGACAACATCCAGATCTTCATCCGCGCCGACGGGGCCGTGACGGTCATCGACAACGGCCGCGGCATCCCGGTCGACATCCACCCGGTGGAGAAGCGGTCGACCGTCGAGGTGGTCCTCACCGTGCTGCACGCGGGCGGCAAGTTCGGCGGTGGCGGTTACGCCGTCTCCGGTGGTCTCCACGGCGTCGGATCCTCGGTCGTGAACGCGCTGTCGACGCGCCTCGACGTCGAGGTGCGCCGTCAAGGGTTCGTCTGGCGCCAGAGCTTCGAGAACGGCGTCCCTCTGGCACCGCTCGAGAAGGGCGAGGCCTCCGACGAAACGGGCACCTCGATCACCTTCTGGCCGAACGCCGAGATCTTCGAGACCGTCGACTTCGACTATGAGACGCTCCGCACGCGCTTCCAGCAGATGGCCTTCCTCAACAAGGGTCTGCGAATCGCGATGACCGACGAGCGACAGGAGATCGGCGACGACGGCGAACCCGTCGACGGCCTGACCCACGTCTACCTGTACGAGCGCGGACTCGTCGACTACGTCGAGTACCTCAACGCGTCGAAGAAGGCCGATCTGGTCAACAACGAGGTCATCGACTTCGAGGCCGAAGACACCGAGCGCAAGATCTCGCTCGAGGTCGCGATGCAGTGGACGACGAGCTATACCGAGAGCGTCCACACCTACGCGAACACGATCAACACCCACGAGGGCGGCACCCACGAAGAGGGCTTCCGCGCCGCACTGACCACGCTCGTCAACAAGTACGCGCGCGACAAGGGCATCCTCAAGGAGAAGGACGACAACCTCTCCGGCGACGACGTGCGCGAAGGCCTTACCGCCGTCATCTCGGTGAAGCTCGGGGAGCCGCAGTTCGAGGGCCAGACGAAGACCAAGCTCGGCAACACCGAGGCGAAGGCGTTCGTGCAGCGCGTCGCCGGCGACCAGCTGGGCGACTGGTTCGAGCGCAACCCGCTGCAGGCCAAGGAGATCATCCGCAAGGCGATCCAGGCCGCGACTGCGCGCATGGCCGCGCGGAAGGCGCGAGAGACCGCTCGACGCAAGGGCCTGCTCGAGGGCGGCGGTATGCCGGGCAAGCTCAAGGACTGCCAGAGCAAGGACCCGACGGTATCCGAGATCTTCATCGTCGAGGGCGACTCCGCCGGCGGTTCCGCGGGGACGGGACGCAACCCGTTCACGCAGGCGATCCTGCCGCTGCGCGGCAAGATCCTCAACGTCGAGAAGGCACGACTCGACCGCGCCCTCGGCAACGCCGAGGTGCAGGCGATGATCACGGCATTCGGTACCGGCATCGGCGAGGACTTCAACGCCGAGAAGGCGCGGTACCACAAGGTCATCCTGATGGCCGACGCCGATGTCGACGGCCAGCACATCACGACGCTGCTGCTGACCCTGCTGTTCCGGTACATGCGGCCGCTCATCGAGCTCGGCTACGTGTACCTCGCCATGCCGCCGCTCTACCGCATCAAGTGGAGCAACGCACCGCACGACTACGTGTACAGCGACGCCGAACGCGACGCGGTGCTCAGCGATGGGCAGGCGAACAACAAGCGCATCCCCAAGGAGAACGGGATCCAGCGCTACAAGGGCCTTGGCGAGATGGACTACAAGGAGCTGTGGGAGACCACCATGGATCCCGACACCCGGACGCTCCGGCAGGTGACCCTCGACGACGCCGCGGCGGCCGACGAGATCTTCGCCACCCTGATGGGCGAGGACGTCGAGTCCCGCCGCTCGTTCATCCAGCGCAACGCCAAAGACGTCCGCTTCCTGGACATCTGA
- the gyrA gene encoding DNA gyrase subunit A, whose protein sequence is MTDKIEQVDLQLEMQRSYLDYAMSVIVGRALPDVRDGLKPVHRRVVYAMFDGGYRPDRAFSKCARVVGEVMGQYHPHGDSAIYDALVRLVQPWSLRYPLALGQGNFGSPGNDGAAASRYTETKMAPLAMEMVRDIDKETVDFQDNYDGRTQEPVVLPSRFPNLLVNGSVGIAVGMATNIPPHNLREVADGALWALANPEATREELLAALMQRIKGPDFPTGAQILGTKGIQDAYLTGRGSITMRAVVNVEEIQGRTCLVVTELPYQVNPDNLAVKIAELVKDNRIAGISDIRDESSGRTGQRLVVVLKRDAVAKVVLNNLYKHTQLQENFGANMLAIVDGVPRTLPIDGFISAWVDHQIDVIVRRTEYLLREAEEQAHILRGYLKALDALDEVIALIRRSPTADAAQTGLMELLDVDEIQADAILRLQLRRLAALERQKIVDQAAEIELQIADYKDILASPSRQRTIISDELTEIVDRFGDERRTEILLGYDGDMSIEDLIPEEEMVVTVTRGGYIKRTRSDNYRSQHRGGRGVRGAQLRADDVVEHFFVTTTHHWLLFFTDKGRVYRAKAYEVQEGGRDAKGQHVANLLALQPDEQIAEVLDIRDYNVSQYLVLATRNGLVKKTALTEYDTNRTGGIIAINLREGDELVSALLVNSDTDVLMVSKKGMSIRFTATDEALRPMGRSTSGVMGMSFRDEDQLLSASVVGGDEAENYVFIVTEGGYAKRTSVDQYRVQNRGGLGIKVAKLEEARGDLAGALIVTEGDEVLVVLAGGKVVRSGVSEVPAKGRDTMGVVFARFSAQDRIIAVAKNSERNVEGNAEGDTPEGEAVEAPGEGENADE, encoded by the coding sequence ATGACCGACAAGATCGAGCAGGTAGACCTTCAGCTCGAGATGCAGAGGTCGTACCTCGACTACGCGATGAGCGTGATCGTGGGACGCGCCCTCCCCGACGTACGCGACGGGCTGAAGCCGGTGCACCGCCGGGTCGTCTACGCGATGTTCGACGGCGGCTACCGCCCCGACCGGGCGTTCAGCAAGTGCGCCCGCGTGGTCGGCGAGGTCATGGGGCAGTACCACCCGCACGGTGACAGCGCGATCTACGACGCCCTCGTCCGACTCGTGCAGCCGTGGAGCCTGCGGTATCCGCTCGCTCTCGGCCAGGGCAACTTCGGCTCTCCGGGCAACGACGGCGCCGCGGCGTCGCGGTACACCGAGACGAAGATGGCCCCGCTCGCCATGGAGATGGTGCGCGACATCGACAAGGAGACCGTCGACTTCCAGGACAACTACGACGGGCGCACCCAGGAGCCCGTCGTCCTGCCGAGTCGGTTCCCGAACCTGCTGGTCAACGGATCGGTCGGTATCGCCGTCGGCATGGCCACCAACATCCCGCCGCACAACCTGCGCGAGGTCGCCGACGGCGCCCTGTGGGCACTCGCGAACCCCGAAGCCACCCGCGAGGAGCTGCTCGCCGCGCTGATGCAGCGCATCAAGGGACCCGACTTCCCGACCGGCGCGCAGATCCTCGGCACCAAGGGCATCCAGGACGCGTACCTCACCGGTCGCGGATCGATCACGATGCGCGCCGTCGTCAACGTCGAGGAGATCCAGGGACGCACCTGCCTCGTCGTCACCGAACTGCCCTACCAGGTCAACCCCGACAACCTCGCGGTGAAGATCGCCGAGCTGGTCAAGGACAACCGCATCGCCGGCATCTCCGACATCCGCGACGAGAGCTCGGGCCGCACCGGTCAGCGCCTCGTCGTCGTGCTGAAGCGCGATGCGGTCGCGAAGGTCGTCCTCAACAACCTGTACAAGCACACGCAGCTGCAGGAGAACTTCGGCGCCAACATGCTGGCGATCGTCGACGGGGTGCCTCGCACCCTGCCGATCGACGGCTTCATCTCGGCGTGGGTCGACCACCAGATCGATGTCATCGTCCGTCGCACCGAGTACCTGCTGCGTGAGGCCGAGGAGCAGGCGCACATCCTCCGCGGTTATCTCAAGGCGCTCGACGCGCTCGACGAGGTCATCGCTCTCATCCGCCGGTCTCCGACCGCCGACGCCGCGCAGACCGGCCTCATGGAGTTGCTCGACGTCGACGAGATCCAGGCCGACGCGATCCTGCGCCTGCAGCTGCGCCGCCTCGCCGCGCTCGAGCGGCAGAAGATCGTCGATCAGGCGGCCGAGATCGAGCTGCAGATCGCGGACTACAAGGACATCCTCGCGAGCCCGTCGCGTCAGCGCACGATCATCAGCGACGAGCTGACCGAGATCGTCGACCGCTTCGGCGACGAGCGTCGGACCGAGATCCTGCTCGGCTACGACGGCGACATGAGCATCGAGGATCTGATCCCCGAAGAGGAGATGGTCGTCACCGTCACGCGCGGCGGGTACATCAAGCGCACGCGCAGCGACAACTACCGCAGCCAGCACCGCGGCGGCCGCGGCGTGCGAGGTGCGCAGCTGCGCGCCGACGACGTCGTCGAGCACTTCTTCGTCACCACCACCCACCACTGGCTGCTGTTCTTCACCGACAAGGGCCGGGTCTACCGGGCGAAGGCCTACGAGGTTCAGGAGGGCGGCCGCGACGCGAAGGGTCAGCACGTCGCCAACCTGCTGGCGCTGCAGCCCGATGAGCAGATCGCGGAAGTGCTCGACATCCGCGACTACAACGTCTCGCAGTACCTGGTGCTCGCCACCCGCAACGGTCTCGTCAAGAAGACGGCGCTCACCGAATACGACACGAACCGCACCGGTGGCATCATCGCGATCAACCTGCGCGAGGGCGACGAGCTCGTCTCGGCGCTGCTCGTGAACTCCGACACCGACGTGCTGATGGTGTCGAAGAAGGGCATGTCGATCCGGTTCACCGCGACCGACGAGGCCTTGCGCCCGATGGGCCGCAGCACGTCCGGCGTGATGGGCATGAGTTTCCGCGACGAGGATCAACTTCTGTCGGCGTCGGTCGTCGGCGGCGACGAGGCTGAGAACTACGTGTTCATCGTCACCGAGGGCGGCTACGCGAAGCGCACTTCGGTAGACCAGTACCGTGTGCAGAACCGTGGCGGACTCGGCATCAAGGTCGCGAAGCTCGAAGAGGCTCGCGGCGACCTGGCCGGTGCGCTCATCGTCACCGAGGGCGACGAGGTTCTCGTCGTTCTGGCAGGCGGAAAGGTGGTTCGTTCGGGTGTCTCCGAGGTCCCGGCCAAGGGACGTGACACCATGGGTGTTGTCTTCGCTCGCTTCAGTGCGCAGGACAGGATCATCGCTGTCGCCAAGAACAGCGAACGCAACGTGGAAGGCAACGCCGAGGGTGACACCCCCGAGGGCGAAGCAGTAGAGGCTCCGGGAGAGGGAGAGAACGCCGATGAGTAG
- a CDS encoding DUF3566 domain-containing protein has product MSSVAEKLARKSSSSARTPQAKQVRLKLVYVDFWSAVKLSFLVMVALGIVLIVGSFLVWMVLAQTGIFDTLSGLYGEISGEDSFSITEIFGLGQVLGIALVLAILNIIVGTVLGAIATVLYNLSVRITGGVLVGFANQ; this is encoded by the coding sequence ATGAGTAGTGTCGCCGAGAAACTCGCGCGCAAGTCGTCTTCGTCTGCGCGGACCCCTCAGGCCAAGCAGGTCCGTCTGAAGCTGGTCTACGTCGACTTCTGGTCGGCGGTGAAGCTGTCGTTCCTCGTGATGGTCGCGCTCGGCATCGTGCTGATCGTGGGCAGCTTCCTCGTCTGGATGGTGCTCGCGCAGACGGGTATCTTCGACACCCTGAGCGGCCTCTACGGTGAGATCTCCGGCGAGGACAGCTTCAGCATCACCGAGATCTTCGGACTCGGACAGGTGCTCGGCATCGCCCTGGTGCTGGCCATCCTCAACATCATCGTCGGCACCGTGCTCGGCGCGATCGCGACGGTGCTGTACAACCTGAGCGTCCGCATCACCGGCGGTGTGCTCGTCGGTTTCGCCAACCAGTAG
- a CDS encoding 6-phosphofructokinase produces MRIGILTSGGDCPGLNAVIRGAVLKGDRAYNAEFAGFRYGWRGVVEGDIVPLDRHDVRGLSRQGGTILGSSRTNPFEGENGGPDNIKRTLAENGIDAIIAIGGEGTLAAARRLSDEGINIVGVPKTIDNDLAGTDYSFGFDTAVEIATEAIDRVRTTAESHQRCILVEVMGRHVGWIALHSGMAAGAHAILIPERPMSIEQICEWVESVRDRGRAAVLAVSEGFRLSTMEEEHSHLGLDAFNRPRLGGIAELLAPMIEARTGIESRSVALGHLQRGGVPSAYDRVLATRLGIHAVDAVVAEQWGTMVALRGTDIVHSTIAEATGGLNTVPDARYDEAAGLFG; encoded by the coding sequence ATGCGAATCGGTATCCTCACGTCCGGCGGTGACTGCCCCGGTCTCAACGCGGTGATCCGCGGCGCGGTGCTGAAGGGCGACCGTGCCTACAACGCCGAGTTCGCCGGCTTCCGCTACGGGTGGCGCGGCGTCGTCGAGGGCGACATCGTGCCGCTGGACCGTCACGACGTGCGCGGTCTCTCGCGTCAGGGAGGAACCATTCTCGGCTCCTCGCGGACCAACCCCTTCGAAGGCGAGAACGGCGGGCCCGACAACATCAAGCGGACCCTGGCGGAGAACGGCATCGACGCGATCATCGCGATCGGCGGTGAAGGGACCCTCGCCGCCGCGCGCCGACTGTCCGACGAGGGCATCAACATCGTGGGCGTCCCCAAGACGATCGACAACGACCTCGCCGGCACCGACTACTCGTTCGGCTTCGACACCGCCGTCGAGATCGCCACCGAGGCGATCGACCGCGTGCGGACGACCGCCGAATCGCACCAGCGCTGCATCCTCGTCGAGGTCATGGGCCGCCACGTCGGGTGGATCGCCCTGCACTCGGGGATGGCCGCCGGTGCGCACGCCATCCTCATCCCCGAGCGCCCGATGAGCATCGAGCAGATCTGCGAGTGGGTCGAAAGCGTCCGCGACCGCGGCCGGGCTGCGGTGCTGGCCGTCTCCGAGGGCTTCCGTCTCAGCACGATGGAGGAGGAGCACTCGCACCTCGGACTCGACGCATTCAACCGCCCCCGCCTGGGCGGTATCGCCGAGCTGCTCGCCCCGATGATCGAGGCGCGCACCGGCATCGAATCGCGCTCGGTCGCCCTCGGGCACCTGCAGCGCGGCGGTGTGCCGAGCGCCTACGACCGGGTCCTCGCCACGCGGCTCGGAATCCACGCGGTCGACGCGGTCGTCGCCGAGCAATGGGGCACCATGGTCGCCCTCCGCGGCACCGACATCGTGCACTCCACCATCGCCGAGGCCACGGGCGGGCTCAACACGGTGCCCGACGCCCGCTACGACGAGGCCGCCGGACTGTTCGGCTGA
- a CDS encoding peptidylprolyl isomerase: MTSHTAVATLHTTQGDIRINLFGNHAPKTVQNFVGLATGAIEWTDPATGDKRTDPLYSDIVFHRIIPDFMIQGGDPLGNGTGGPGYEFNDEIHPELDFTAPYVLAMANAGTYAGKGTNGSQFFITTAPTTWLQGKHTIFGVVADDESKAVVDKLGTVATDGRDRPLEEQRLTSIDITEA; encoded by the coding sequence ATGACCTCGCACACCGCAGTCGCGACCCTTCACACCACGCAGGGCGACATCCGCATCAACCTCTTCGGCAACCACGCTCCCAAGACGGTGCAGAACTTCGTCGGACTCGCCACGGGAGCGATCGAGTGGACCGACCCGGCCACCGGCGACAAGCGCACCGACCCGCTGTACTCCGACATCGTCTTCCACCGCATCATCCCCGACTTCATGATCCAGGGCGGCGACCCGCTCGGGAACGGCACCGGCGGCCCCGGCTACGAGTTCAACGACGAGATCCACCCCGAGCTCGACTTCACCGCGCCCTACGTGCTCGCCATGGCGAACGCGGGGACGTACGCCGGCAAGGGCACCAACGGATCCCAGTTCTTCATCACGACGGCGCCCACCACCTGGCTGCAGGGCAAGCACACCATCTTCGGTGTCGTCGCCGACGACGAGTCGAAGGCCGTCGTCGACAAGCTCGGCACGGTGGCCACCGACGGACGCGACCGTCCGCTCGAGGAGCAGCGCCTCACGAGCATCGACATCACCGAGGCCTGA